The Martelella endophytica genome contains the following window.
ACAGCGGCCGCTGGGTCAAGATCGAGACCGGAACCGACCTGCCCGTCGCCGCATTGCGCTGACCGATGCCGATCTCCGCCCATCCCTCGATCGTGGTGCTTACGGGCGCCGGCATTTCCGCCGAATCCGGCCTCGCCACCTTCCGCGACCAGGGCGGGTTATGGGAGGGCCATTCGATCGAGGATGTCGCAACGCCCGAAGGCTTTGCCCGAAACCCGGATCTCGTGAACGACTTCTATAACCAGCGCCGACGCGAGGCGAAGCTTGCCCGGCCAAATTCCGCGCACAATGCCCTTGCCGCTCTCGAAAACGCCTGGGACGGCGATTTCCTGCTGGTGACCCAGAATGTCGACGAGCTGCACGAGAAGGCCGGCTCGAAACGGGTCCTGCACATGCACGGCCGCCTCAACTCGGCGCTCTGCTATGAATGCGGCAGTCATCAGCACTGGGAGGACGATCTCGACCAGGGCTGCTTCTGCCAGAGCTGCACACGCGCGTCGCTTCGCCCCGATATCGTCTGGTTCGGCGAGATGCCCTACGACATGGACGCAATCGGCACGGCCCTCGGCGGGGCCGACCTGTTCATCTCGATCGGCACATCAGGCACCGTCTATCCGGCGGCAGGCTTCGTCGCGGAAGCCGCCCATCACGGCGCCCGCACCGTCGAGATCAACCTCGAATCCACCCACAACCCCCTCTTCTCCGACTGTCGCCAGGGCAGCGCCTCGGCGATGGTACCGGCGTTTGTTAGGGAATTGCTGGAAGCCCATCGATAAGACGTTGGCTCTCGACCGACGCTGTCACGACGTTTGGTCCAACCCTTCAGTACAGAACAGGAGACCCGCGAGAGCCGCTTGACCATCAATCTCCCCTGTTCTGCAGGAGATCGGTGGCGAGAAGGCTTTGCACACTGACAGCTCAAGGTCAGCTGAATCGACCGAGCGAAGCCCACTGGTTTCGTGTTTTTGGGTCCATCTGCCTAGCTGCGGACGCCAACAATGCGGGAGATCGTAATTTTGACAAAAATTATTGTTTTACGATAATTATTATAAATTAAATGGATGGTAATTATCATGAAAGATGAAACAAAGGCCTTGCGCAACTTGTGCAACGGAATGAGTCTCGCCACGCGCGTGCTTCAAATTGGCGTTGTCGTGATGACAGTGTCATTGGGCTGGTATGCCATAACAAGTCCAGAAGGCTATGCCGACTTGATTTCGCCGATGACCACGAACGGAAAAGTCACGATAACTCCAGCGATAACAGCGGCGCTTGTTTCGCTTGATGTCATGACATCCGTCTTGATGCTGGCGGGGTTGCAGACAATCTGGACTTTCTTCCAAAGCCTTGGACGCGAAAAACCGTTTTCGGCCAACTTGGCTATACTGCTGCGCCGAGCAGGTATTTTTGCCCTGTCTTTGTGGGGCGCAACCTGGCTTTCAGACACACTAAGCCTACCACTCCTGACGGCTTACAACCCACCTGGCGAGCATAAATTCGCTATTGGCTTTGGCTCTTACGATTTCGGGATGTTGCTGATCGTGGGATTTCTCTTCACCATGGGACACGCCTTTGTGTTGGCGTCTCGGATCCATAATGAACTTGAGCAGGTTGTTTGAACGATGAGCATCATTGTAAATCTGGATGTGATGCTCGCGATGCGGAAGATGCGCGCCAAGTCGCTTGCCGAGCAAGTTGGAATTACCGAACAGAATATTTCATTGCTGAGATCCGGCAAGGTAAAGGGGGTCCGCTTCGATACGCTTGAGAAGATATGCGCCGCGCTTGAATGCCAGCCGGGAGATCTTCTCGAATTCAAACCCGATGTGGACACTGAATAGAACGGATCGTCGCTGATTGAAATGCCAACAAGCACCCCAAGCCATGCCGATCAATCCGGGACAATTCGCGGGCACCATGAAGACTCAAGAGCGGTTCCGCGTTTCATGAAAACGTGGAACCGCTCTATTTTGTTTTGCCACATTTCCGCGAGCGTCAGTACATTCCGCCTGACTGCGAAATACCCTAACGCTTCTTCTTGCGCTTGTGCTCGAACGGATTGTCGCCGGCGCGGAAGTGGATGCGGATCGGGACGCCCGGCATGTCGAAGTCGTTGCGCAGGCCGTTGATCAGGTAGCGGATATAGCTTTCCGGTACCGCATCGGGCCTGGTGCAGGAAATCATGAAGCCCGGCGGACGGGCCTTTACCTGCGTCATGTATTTCATCCGAAGCCTTCGGCCGGAGACAGCAGGCGGCGGATGGCTGACGGTCTGGGCTTCGAGCCAGCGGTTGAGGCGAGCCGTGGAGATGCGCCGGTTCCAGACCCTGTCGGTATCGGAAATGGCCTGCATCAGCCGGTCGACACCGGTTCCGCGCTCGCCGGAAATCGGCACGGCACGAATGCCGCGCGCCTGCGGCAAGAGCCGGTCGGTCTTTTCACGCAGGTCCGCAAGCACGGCCTGACGATCCTCGATCAGGTCCCACTTGTTGAAGGCAAGCACAGCCGCCCTGCCCTCGCGGATGACGAGGTCGACGATCTGCAGGTCCTGCTTTTCGAACGGGATCGTGGCGTCGAAGACGATCACCACGCATTCGGCAAAGCGGATCGCCCGCAGCGCATCGGCGACGGAGAGCTTTTCGAGCTTTTCCTGAACCCTGGCCTTGCGGCGCATGCCGGCGGTATCGAAAAGCTTGATCGGCCGGCCCTTCCACTCCCACTCGACCGAAATCGAATCGCGGGTGATGCCGGCTTCCGGGCCGGTCAGCATCCGTTCCTCGCCAAGCAGCGTATTGATCAGCGTCGACTTGCCGGCATTCGGGCGGCCGACGATCGCGACACGCATCGGCTTGGTATCGTCGTAGGGCGCCGCCTCTTCCGGGTTCTCGGCTTCCTCGCGCGTCAGCATCACGTCGGTGCGGGCCTCTTCCGCAGGGTCGTCCTTGCCGAAGGCGCGATCGGGGCCGATGGCCTCGATGATTGCCTCGCGCAGGTCGTTCATGCCCTGGCCGTGCTCGGCCGAGATCGGGCAGGGTTCGCCGAGGCCGAGGGCGAAGGCGTCATAGAAGCCGCCATCGGAGCCGCGCGCTTCCGCCTTGTTGGCGACCAGCACCACCGGCTTGCCGCGGCGGCGCAGAAGATCGGCGAGCGTATTGTCGGCGGGCGTCAGCCCGGCCTTGGCGTCGACCAGGAACAGCGACAGGTCCGCCTCGTCGATCGCCGCTTCCGTCTGCGCGCGCATGCGGCCCGGAAGCGTATCGGCAGCGGCCTCTTCAAGGCCGGCCGTGTCGATGATGGTGAAGCGCAGGTCGAACAGCCGCGCATCGCCTGGCCGGCGGTCGCGGGTGACCCCCGGCGTGTCGTCGACGAGCGCGAGCTTTTGCCCGACGAGCCGGTTGAACAGCGTCGACTTGCCGACATTGGGCCTTCCAACGATGGCGACCTTGAAACTCATAGTGCCTCCGCAACCGGCCGTCCGGTTACTGTGTGTCCGTGGTGTCGGCTGTGTCTGCCGTGTCCTTGATCTCGCCGTCGGCGGTCATCACCTCGAGCATGATCTGCGCGCGGTTCAGCACGTTGCGCGGCGCCTCGGTGTCGTTGGCGATCGCCTCGAACCAATCC
Protein-coding sequences here:
- the der gene encoding ribosome biogenesis GTPase Der; amino-acid sequence: MSFKVAIVGRPNVGKSTLFNRLVGQKLALVDDTPGVTRDRRPGDARLFDLRFTIIDTAGLEEAAADTLPGRMRAQTEAAIDEADLSLFLVDAKAGLTPADNTLADLLRRRGKPVVLVANKAEARGSDGGFYDAFALGLGEPCPISAEHGQGMNDLREAIIEAIGPDRAFGKDDPAEEARTDVMLTREEAENPEEAAPYDDTKPMRVAIVGRPNAGKSTLINTLLGEERMLTGPEAGITRDSISVEWEWKGRPIKLFDTAGMRRKARVQEKLEKLSVADALRAIRFAECVVIVFDATIPFEKQDLQIVDLVIREGRAAVLAFNKWDLIEDRQAVLADLREKTDRLLPQARGIRAVPISGERGTGVDRLMQAISDTDRVWNRRISTARLNRWLEAQTVSHPPPAVSGRRLRMKYMTQVKARPPGFMISCTRPDAVPESYIRYLINGLRNDFDMPGVPIRIHFRAGDNPFEHKRKKKR
- a CDS encoding helix-turn-helix domain-containing protein, with amino-acid sequence MSIIVNLDVMLAMRKMRAKSLAEQVGITEQNISLLRSGKVKGVRFDTLEKICAALECQPGDLLEFKPDVDTE
- a CDS encoding NAD-dependent deacylase, whose product is MPISAHPSIVVLTGAGISAESGLATFRDQGGLWEGHSIEDVATPEGFARNPDLVNDFYNQRRREAKLARPNSAHNALAALENAWDGDFLLVTQNVDELHEKAGSKRVLHMHGRLNSALCYECGSHQHWEDDLDQGCFCQSCTRASLRPDIVWFGEMPYDMDAIGTALGGADLFISIGTSGTVYPAAGFVAEAAHHGARTVEINLESTHNPLFSDCRQGSASAMVPAFVRELLEAHR
- a CDS encoding DUF2975 domain-containing protein, producing the protein MKDETKALRNLCNGMSLATRVLQIGVVVMTVSLGWYAITSPEGYADLISPMTTNGKVTITPAITAALVSLDVMTSVLMLAGLQTIWTFFQSLGREKPFSANLAILLRRAGIFALSLWGATWLSDTLSLPLLTAYNPPGEHKFAIGFGSYDFGMLLIVGFLFTMGHAFVLASRIHNELEQVV